A region of the Pungitius pungitius chromosome 8, fPunPun2.1, whole genome shotgun sequence genome:
CTCGATGCCGTTGTCCGTGATCTGACCGGCCACCACAATCTCGGAGCCGTTATAGTACTGGCTGAAGTTAGTCTGGGTAAGATTGGCCCCACCAGAATAGATCATTGTGACGTCTGTCAGCAGAGGAGTGGCCACCTCGTTGTAGAAACCCTGTGGTTTACAGAATGGACGCTTTACACATCTCTCCAAAGGCAAACATGACCGATCCGATGGGGAAATGCAGCAGATCACACGGTGGTCTGCGTGCGTGACGGAGCGAGTGGGTTTCGACTAACCGTCAGCTGCAAGTCAGCGTCCGAGTCCTCATAAATACGCCGTGCTACACCGTTGTTCTGCAGCGACATCTTCTCTAGGAACTTAAAGTTAAcatcaaaaccaaaaccaagGCAGTAGAGAGGAAATTTGTCCACGATGGCACGTCTGACGTTTGACTGGATGACCTCAGGGTTTGTCTCTCCTGCAACGACACAAAGCACGTGGCCTAAAGAGGAGAGTTCACTTCCACCGTTGGCTCTCAGGTCCGTTTGGACACGTCTTTTTACGTGCAGgcccttgtgtgttttctcatgacattttgttgtgtttgtgtgtgtgtgtgtgtgtgtgtgtgtgtgcgtgtggtttaTTGTCACCTGCGGTAGGGTCTCCATCAGTGAGAAGTATGAGGAGAGACGCGGAACCTTCTCTGGGATGTGCATTCAGCATGCGTGCTCCCTCCAGCACTGCTGCGCTAATGTCGGTggctgaaatgaaaagaaagctGGTCATTATCAGCGCTGTCCCTCCCTTCATCACAAACTGGAAAATTCTCACCTCCTCTTTCGACAATTTCACGCGCAAATTTCTTGGCACTCTCTAGATTGTCCCCGGTCGCCGGCACGAGCTCCAGCTTCCAGTGGAACACTTCGCTGTCAAAAGTGAGGAGACCAAAGTGGTCCTCCTCCGCCAGGTCACCCAAGATGTGGATTAAAGCTGTCCGTGTCTAGGAAAGAACATTTATCAAGAGTTAAGAAACAATGCAATACATCTTGTTATGTTTTACTAAAGTTAGAGTTTAAATGAACTAAAACTAAGTAAAAATATTCCAGTGCCACATTGGAATTCTTTCTCAAACTCACGCACACAAAATACTTTTACCTGTTGCATTTTTCTGCCGCGCATTGAGCCACTTTGGTCGATAACGAAGACAACATTTTTTGGTATGCTGGCAAGATTCAGTGGAGCAAAGTGATGAACAAAGTAGCGATCGGATTTCTTCAGGGACAGAAAGTTTGTTTGGGAGAAAAGTGCGTTAAAGACATGGAGATGGTACCTAGTCAATTTTAGCAAGGTTACTTGACAATTCAAAAGTTTGCAATTTTCCGGGAGATGCGCTCTTTGTGCACCTTGATGTCTCCCAGTGACGGGTTCCTGTTGACGTCATAAACAACAACCAGGTCCCCATTCATGCCCTGCTCTCCACAGCTGTCACATGTTTTCTGTTGGTCCTCTGTCGGGTAGAAATACACCCAGGCCTGCAAACATAGATGCATGAATACCTCGGCCTTTCCTTTAATATGGTtacattcaactttattgtgtGCTGCACAGCATTGAGTACGAGTGATGCAGTGTGTCATCagtgcatttatatatatatatatatatagcatataAAAATGATTGGATGATACAAAGAGACTTGCACGAGGGTGAGCCACAAGACAGAATGTGGCGTCTTTATGATGTAGTTAAACAGTTAAATATGGGTCAGAATAAGATATAAATTCAGTTACTGAATGTTTGAATCACTGCACCTGTTTGTCCACATGTGTTCTGGTGATAGCATTAGCCAGCGCTTTGGTGCTCAGTCCTCCCTTGACCTCCATGAAATTAATGCCTGCTTTCTCGTTAATGTACACATCAACCTGGAATTAGGGAGGAAATAAAAGAGTTACAAGCTGAGACCATTCTGTTTCCTCCCTGGATGTTTTGCTGAACAGAGACCCCCTGGAGACACACCTTGAAGTCCTTGACAGGCTGCATGGGCCGAGCGTGGATCTGCAGCTCGTACTTGCCGAGCCTCCGTTTAAGCAGCTCCTCATATGTGAGTTCAAAGGTCACCTTGTTGTGAGCAGCCAAGGTCACAGCGGTCTTGAATTCCTCCAGGGTCCTTCCAACCGAACTGCGACACACACAACAGTCATTTCcttctaaagcagtggttcccGCTTCTAATAATCAAAGGTCGTGACCTCAGTACGGGCTGAGTATATGAGGCCAGTGTCTTGAAAGAATATgtcagacaaaaataaacataacaGATAATTCTttgtctcgttttttttctctctctttgccaaCGGACACACAAGACAGTTTTAAGAAGTTCGATACCCAACATGGGGAATGAACACCTGGCAGAGCGCGTACCTGACCAGGCCGGCGCTTTGGCCCCGGGACACGGCCTCCGTGTACGTCTGCTGAGCTTTCTCTTTGCCCTTCACAACGCCGTCGTAGAATTGTCCGTCTATGAGcctgaagaaagacaaacacgTTGTGTTCAGAGAAGTGAAACCATTCCTgtaaaagtgatttttttttttgtggcttcaCGCACATTCTGAATTTACTGATGAAGGCGTTCTTGGGGATCCGGACGTGAAATTCGATTTCCTTGGACTGGTTCATGCGGTTGGCCACGCGGCTTGTGATGACAGTGGTTGCATAACGACTGGACACTGTTGAGTTGATGTGAAAGCTGTAGATGTCCCAGTCGTCCTGAGCAAAtacacatttcacaataaaaaaattaatGGATTTGTTTATTTTGCAGGCTGACCAAAGATCAAACACACCCTATTTTAGGTTTTTTAGTAttcaaaaaagtacatttactcaatCCTGCACTTGAGTAAAAATTGTTTTACTTGCGTATTCCCATTTTTCCAGTGAAAGTCATGTTTCTCAATCTTTggtgatttttatttctgtaataaaCTGATGTAGTGTGAAAAATGATCTTAAATACGTCTTCATGAGGCTGCATAAGAAGGTCTTTTATGAAAAAGAATATGATCCTAATGGCATGTAAGGTAGTTAATATTAGCTTATCAATGAACATCTACAGTAGAAACAGAAACGTTCAtgcagcaataataataatcacagaTGAATTGATCCCTAAAGTTCATCGTGCTGATGATACATACaaactttaaaaaggttttgaatGCAGGCTTTTTGTGGcaaagtatttttaaattggTGTTTTATTGCATTGAACTCCTTCAGCACTGCTGCTTTACTTTCAAATGGCAGTGATTTGCCTTCTCCCATCACTCCTTAACTTTTACTAAGTCTTAACCACAGACTGTAATGACAAATAAGGACACAGTATCGTTTACTTCAAATCTTAATAACTGTATTTCCTAACTTCTGTGAGTCTGGTGGTGTGGTTTTGTGGCCTTACCTTGTCTGCCAGTGTGGGGGCCGAGGCCAGCAGCAGCCCAAACACGGCCGCTTGCACCACAGCTTCCATCATGGTTCCACTGAAGTACACGCGGGCAGGAGAAACTCTCCTTTTAAGCTCAAACGCACTAGAAAAACATCACTGTGTacataatgttgtttttaaaagggcaaattcCTCTTTGCCCCACTGCCGTTAGCGTGTGGGTGTGCAGCATAGTCACgtgcacacccacacataaatacatattaCCACCCACCTTTCCCCTCTGCATCCTGCTGGGATTTACACACAGGCAGCAGAATAACATCTAAGTGAAGGTAAATGGAATTGTATATGTGACACCCACTGTGCCGGGAACATCAGACAAAGTGCATGAGACTGATGTTGATTTGACTGTATGGTGTCAGGCAAAAATGAATTTATTATTATGTACAGTTTTTGTGAAACGAGGTCGTTGGAGGTCGGGGATCGGTgtggaaaacaaaaggaagCACGCGCCTTTCATTGCAAGCAGAAAGGAGATAAAATACGGGGTTTACTGTGTAAAGCACGACTAACACAGCTGCGTCGGAAATGTtgtcatgaaaaagaaaatgaaatttcCACATGTAAGAAATGATGCACTTAAACAAAAATATTcggtttaaataaaaatattgtcaCACTGTGTTAACAAGTGGTATCGCCTCCAATGTGACACAGTCGTACAATGTGTTTCTGAACATTTGGATATAAAAGGCAACGTCAAAGATGCCATTGAATTGCATTGTGTTACATCAGGTTACAGCGTTTGTGGAGCCGTTCTCCTTCTGGATCGTTGCGCCACAACTACTTCTTCACGGCCCGGATTCTTGCCACTGCTTTGCTTTACCCGGTTGCGTCATCATATTAATGCATTCAACAAACTATTCTcgagagggaaaaagaaaagtcacatAAGAGAAGTGAGGGTTGAAAGTGTAGTTTTTTAAGGCAGCACTATTGAAATAACTGATAGCGTGATTGCGTAATATTGGTTGGAGATCTTTGAATTAAGTCCGCCGTAGTACATACAATTAGCTGTATGAGCCAGATGAGGCCAGCGTTAAATGAACATCATTTAGAAAACCTATACATTATTATACAAATAACATGTCTACCAGCTTTCTCAAACAGCCTCGTCAATGACTCACATTTTCCATTTGCATCTCTCGTCTCCACTTCatcaacatttaacacacaGCAGTTATCTGGTAAAAACTACGAAGGCAACCATATGTAAAGCTACGGCCTGCAGGGGGAGAGGTACGGTATGATCATGATGCTGACTCACAGGTTGTCTCTTTACAACATGGTCCTGAAAGTGATCACTTCAACCTGCGCACACACCAGAAATGACCCGATTATAGTGTTTAGATACGCTTTGTTGCTAGAGTAAGTATGTGTCTATCATCATTCCTCATTCAAATCACATAATTTACCTTTGGGGTTGAAAAGCACATATAGAATATTTGGAGTCTGCTTTGAATCTAAATGCTTTTTCTTGATAAAACTGAAACTCAATTCAAGGCACTCTTCACCTGAAGACAAAATTGAACTTCATTCAAATCTCTTAAGGATATTTCAAGTGCTTGTGCTTGGAAGCATTTAATTAATGAAGAATGAAATCTATCCTTGGACTAAGAGAGCAGAGTAAAGCGACTGGTCCTTGTGACCAGGATGAAGTCTTCACAGTGACGGCATGATTTCAGCTAATGTGTCGCATAAAGACAAGCATCTGCAGCACCAACCAATGGATGTCGACTGTATGAACACTAGAGCTATGTACTGACCAACAGCAAATAAtcagtataaatatatatatatatatatacacacaaatgctacAGTATGAACATTCAATGGGTGGATGGTACATTTCTAGGCAATAACAGAAATCTGCTCTTAAGGATCGTGTACTGTAATATGGACACGAggtatgttaaataaaaaaaacacacagcagataaTGGAGACGAGTCTGTACATATGATTAGATACATGCCTGTTAAATATATACAGTCTATTCACATAGAATGGACTGGACCTCTgatgacatttctttttggtAACGGAGTTGGAAGACACAATGCTACTCGGGTTAGAGAGTCCTGGCTTTGGGGTCGGGGGGCTGACACGAGGGGGTCGGGACGGGGCCGGCGGGGTACTGGGCCGAGGGCACGGCAGAGAAGGCCAAGACTCCCGAAGGAAGCGGCAGGAGCCACGCGGGCCACTCGCTGGCGGAGCGAGGCAGGGACGAGGCCCTGAACCGAGCCGGGTGGGGGCCCGTGGGCAGGGGGGTCGTCATTGACGACCGCGGG
Encoded here:
- the LOC119229518 gene encoding inter-alpha-trypsin inhibitor heavy chain H4-like isoform X2; protein product: MMEAVVQAAVFGLLLASAPTLADKDDWDIYSFHINSTVSSRYATTVITSRVANRMNQSKEIEFHVRIPKNAFISKFRMLIDGQFYDGVVKGKEKAQQTYTEAVSRGQSAGLVSSVGRTLEEFKTAVTLAAHNKVTFELTYEELLKRRLGKYELQIHARPMQPVKDFKVDVYINEKAGINFMEVKGGLSTKALANAITRTHVDKQAWVYFYPTEDQQKTCDSCGEQGMNGDLVVVYDVNRNPSLGDIKKSDRYFVHHFAPLNLASIPKNVVFVIDQSGSMRGRKMQQTRTALIHILGDLAEEDHFGLLTFDSEVFHWKLELVPATGDNLESAKKFAREIVERGATDISAAVLEGARMLNAHPREGSASLLILLTDGDPTAGETNPEVIQSNVRRAIVDKFPLYCLGFGFDVNFKFLEKMSLQNNGVARRIYEDSDADLQLTGFYNEVATPLLTDVTMIYSGGANLTQTNFSQYYNGSEIVVAGQITDNGIETFTPQVVAISRNRRVTFSDTHAMVESEEEASDSSVRRVWAYLTVKQLLEKELVSSGPEKEKAKKEALELSLKFSFVTPFTSMVVTKPQGENSDVLHKPREGKKHEGRRRSFLHSMPHRPTRPSTSALVTQHRLHSQSGFISLPNENTEVFVTGSDHRQHGQQGHIRRVLVGASLVDGASGRRGSAQGRMQAEGGRTQDAGFSQNARIIAPPPDYEAFLVSADLHDTPDMFPTIVTPHATEAPLSHRFLQKTENLSLPLCFDVTGKVQLKLLHHPSEELFVNGQLDSVRNGGFRRITILLKTDLQVQIDTEKILVIEGQRISGLLGYISHTVGSLTLVSREKEIDVAVGDTRIVIAIHKEGGKDFLWPILRQRPLDDNVSGILALKPAVYDEVQQSPSTRLQIKGHDYDSTRASVVDHSIDPPPTYDCWLMSAESVLQRSLDDFIVA
- the LOC119229518 gene encoding inter-alpha-trypsin inhibitor heavy chain H4-like isoform X5, with product MMEAVVQAAVFGLLLASAPTLADKDDWDIYSFHINSTVSSRYATTVITSRVANRMNQSKEIEFHVRIPKNAFISKFRMLIDGQFYDGVVKGKEKAQQTYTEAVSRGQSAGLVSSVGRTLEEFKTAVTLAAHNKVTFELTYEELLKRRLGKYELQIHARPMQPVKDFKVDVYINEKAGINFMEVKGGLSTKALANAITRTHVDKQAWVYFYPTEDQQKTCDSCGEQGMNGDLVVVYDVNRNPSLGDIKKSDRYFVHHFAPLNLASIPKNVVFVIDQSGSMRGRKMQQTRTALIHILGDLAEEDHFGLLTFDSEVFHWKLELVPATGDNLESAKKFAREIVERGATDISAAVLEGARMLNAHPREGSASLLILLTDGDPTAGETNPEVIQSNVRRAIVDKFPLYCLGFGFDVNFKFLEKMSLQNNGVARRIYEDSDADLQLTGFYNEVATPLLTDVTMIYSGGANLTQTNFSQYYNGSEIVVAGQITDNGIETFTPQVVAISRNRRVTFSDTHAMVESEEEASDSSVRRVWAYLTVKQLLEKELVSSGPEKEKAKKEALELSLKFSFVTPFTSMVVTKPQGENSDVLHKPREGKKHEGRRRSFLHSMPHRPTRPSTSALVTQHRLHSQSGFISLPNENTEVFVTGSDHRQHGQQGHIRRVLVGASLVDGASGRRGSAQAARIIAPPPDYEAFLVSADLHDTPDMFPTIVTPHATEAPLSHRFLQKTENLSLPLCFDVTGKVQLKLLHHPSEELFVNGQLDSVRNGGFRRITILLKTDLQVQIDTEKILVIEGQRISGLLGYISHTVGSLTLVSREKEIDVAVGDTRIVIAIHKEGGKDFLWPILRQRPLDDNVSGILALKPAVYDEVQQSPSTRLQIKGHDYDSTRASVVDHSIDPPPTYDCWLMSAESVLQRSLDDFIVA
- the LOC119229518 gene encoding inter-alpha-trypsin inhibitor heavy chain H4-like isoform X6 → MMEAVVQAAVFGLLLASAPTLADKDDWDIYSFHINSTVSSRYATTVITSRVANRMNQSKEIEFHVRIPKNAFISKFRMLIDGQFYDGVVKGKEKAQQTYTEAVSRGQSAGLVSSVGRTLEEFKTAVTLAAHNKVTFELTYEELLKRRLGKYELQIHARPMQPVKDFKVDVYINEKAGINFMEVKGGLSTKALANAITRTHVDKQAWVYFYPTEDQQKTCDSCGEQGMNGDLVVVYDVNRNPSLGDIKKSDRYFVHHFAPLNLASIPKNVVFVIDQSGSMRGRKMQQTRTALIHILGDLAEEDHFGLLTFDSEVFHWKLELVPATGDNLESAKKFAREIVERGATDISAAVLEGARMLNAHPREGSASLLILLTDGDPTAGETNPEVIQSNVRRAIVDKFPLYCLGFGFDVNFKFLEKMSLQNNGVARRIYEDSDADLQLTGFYNEVATPLLTDVTMIYSGGANLTQTNFSQYYNGSEIVVAGQITDNGIETFTPQVVAISRNRRVTFSDTHAMVESEEEASDSSVRRVWAYLTVKQLLEKELVSSGPEKEKAKKEALELSLKFSFVTPFTSMVVTKPQGENSDVLHKPREGKKHEGRRRSFLHSMPHRPTRPSTSALVTQHRLHSQSGFISLPNENTEVFVTGSDHRQHGQQGHIRRVLVGASLVDGASGRRGSAQARIIAPPPDYEAFLVSADLHDTPDMFPTIVTPHATEAPLSHRFLQKTENLSLPLCFDVTGKVQLKLLHHPSEELFVNGQLDSVRNGGFRRITILLKTDLQVQIDTEKILVIEGQRISGLLGYISHTVGSLTLVSREKEIDVAVGDTRIVIAIHKEGGKDFLWPILRQRPLDDNVSGILALKPAVYDEVQQSPSTRLQIKGHDYDSTRASVVDHSIDPPPTYDCWLMSAESVLQRSLDDFIVA
- the LOC119229518 gene encoding inter-alpha-trypsin inhibitor heavy chain H4-like isoform X1 encodes the protein MMEAVVQAAVFGLLLASAPTLADKDDWDIYSFHINSTVSSRYATTVITSRVANRMNQSKEIEFHVRIPKNAFISKFRMLIDGQFYDGVVKGKEKAQQTYTEAVSRGQSAGLVSSVGRTLEEFKTAVTLAAHNKVTFELTYEELLKRRLGKYELQIHARPMQPVKDFKVDVYINEKAGINFMEVKGGLSTKALANAITRTHVDKQAWVYFYPTEDQQKTCDSCGEQGMNGDLVVVYDVNRNPSLGDIKKSDRYFVHHFAPLNLASIPKNVVFVIDQSGSMRGRKMQQTRTALIHILGDLAEEDHFGLLTFDSEVFHWKLELVPATGDNLESAKKFAREIVERGATDISAAVLEGARMLNAHPREGSASLLILLTDGDPTAGETNPEVIQSNVRRAIVDKFPLYCLGFGFDVNFKFLEKMSLQNNGVARRIYEDSDADLQLTGFYNEVATPLLTDVTMIYSGGANLTQTNFSQYYNGSEIVVAGQITDNGIETFTPQVVAISRNRRVTFSDTHAMVESEEEASDSSVRRVWAYLTVKQLLEKELVSSGPEKEKAKKEALELSLKFSFVTPFTSMVVTKPQGENSDVLHKPREGKKHEGRRRSFLHSMPHRPTRPSTSALVTQHRLHSQSGFISLPNENTEVFVTGSDHRQHGQQGHIRRVLVGASLVDGASGRRGSAQGRMQAEGGRTQDAGFSQNAARIIAPPPDYEAFLVSADLHDTPDMFPTIVTPHATEAPLSHRFLQKTENLSLPLCFDVTGKVQLKLLHHPSEELFVNGQLDSVRNGGFRRITILLKTDLQVQIDTEKILVIEGQRISGLLGYISHTVGSLTLVSREKEIDVAVGDTRIVIAIHKEGGKDFLWPILRQRPLDDNVSGILALKPAVYDEVQQSPSTRLQIKGHDYDSTRASVVDHSIDPPPTYDCWLMSAESVLQRSLDDFIVA
- the LOC119229518 gene encoding inter-alpha-trypsin inhibitor heavy chain H4-like isoform X4 — encoded protein: MMEAVVQAAVFGLLLASAPTLADKDDWDIYSFHINSTVSSRYATTVITSRVANRMNQSKEIEFHVRIPKNAFISKFRMLIDGQFYDGVVKGKEKAQQTYTEAVSRGQSAGLVSSVGRTLEEFKTAVTLAAHNKVTFELTYEELLKRRLGKYELQIHARPMQPVKDFKVDVYINEKAGINFMEVKGGLSTKALANAITRTHVDKQAWVYFYPTEDQQKTCDSCGEQGMNGDLVVVYDVNRNPSLGDIKKSDRYFVHHFAPLNLASIPKNVVFVIDQSGSMRGRKMQQTRTALIHILGDLAEEDHFGLLTFDSEVFHWKLELVPATGDNLESAKKFAREIVERGATDISAAVLEGARMLNAHPREGSASLLILLTDGDPTAGETNPEVIQSNVRRAIVDKFPLYCLGFGFDVNFKFLEKMSLQNNGVARRIYEDSDADLQLTGFYNEVATPLLTDVTMIYSGGANLTQTNFSQYYNGSEIVVAGQITDNGIETFTPQVVAISRNRRVTFSDTHAMVESEEEASDSSVRRVWAYLTVKQLLEKELVSSGPEKEKAKKEALELSLKFSFVTPFTSMVVTKPQGENSDVLHKPREGKKHEGRRRSFLHSMPHRPTRPSTSALVTQHRYENTEVFVTGSDHRQHGQQGHIRRVLVGASLVDGASGRRGSAQGRMQAEGGRTQDAGFSQNAARIIAPPPDYEAFLVSADLHDTPDMFPTIVTPHATEAPLSHRFLQKTENLSLPLCFDVTGKVQLKLLHHPSEELFVNGQLDSVRNGGFRRITILLKTDLQVQIDTEKILVIEGQRISGLLGYISHTVGSLTLVSREKEIDVAVGDTRIVIAIHKEGGKDFLWPILRQRPLDDNVSGILALKPAVYDEVQQSPSTRLQIKGHDYDSTRASVVDHSIDPPPTYDCWLMSAESVLQRSLDDFIVA
- the LOC119229518 gene encoding inter-alpha-trypsin inhibitor heavy chain H4-like isoform X3, yielding MMEAVVQAAVFGLLLASAPTLADKDDWDIYSFHINSTVSSRYATTVITSRVANRMNQSKEIEFHVRIPKNAFISKFRMLIDGQFYDGVVKGKEKAQQTYTEAVSRGQSAGLVSSVGRTLEEFKTAVTLAAHNKVTFELTYEELLKRRLGKYELQIHARPMQPVKDFKVDVYINEKAGINFMEVKGGLSTKALANAITRTHVDKQAWVYFYPTEDQQKTCDSCGEQGMNGDLVVVYDVNRNPSLGDIKKSDRYFVHHFAPLNLASIPKNVVFVIDQSGSMRGRKMQQTRTALIHILGDLAEEDHFGLLTFDSEVFHWKLELVPATGDNLESAKKFAREIVERGATDISAAVLEGARMLNAHPREGSASLLILLTDGDPTAGETNPEVIQSNVRRAIVDKFPLYCLGFGFDVNFKFLEKMSLQNNGVARRIYEDSDADLQLTGFYNEVATPLLTDVTMIYSGGANLTQTNFSQYYNGSEIVVAGQITDNGIETFTPQVVAISRNRRVTFSDTHAMVESEEEASDSSVRRVWAYLTVKQLLEKELVSSGPEKEKAKKEALELSLKFSFVTPFTSMVVTKPQGENSDVLHKPREGKKHEGRRRSFLHSMPHRPTRPSTSALVTQHRLHSQSDENTEVFVTGSDHRQHGQQGHIRRVLVGASLVDGASGRRGSAQGRMQAEGGRTQDAGFSQNAARIIAPPPDYEAFLVSADLHDTPDMFPTIVTPHATEAPLSHRFLQKTENLSLPLCFDVTGKVQLKLLHHPSEELFVNGQLDSVRNGGFRRITILLKTDLQVQIDTEKILVIEGQRISGLLGYISHTVGSLTLVSREKEIDVAVGDTRIVIAIHKEGGKDFLWPILRQRPLDDNVSGILALKPAVYDEVQQSPSTRLQIKGHDYDSTRASVVDHSIDPPPTYDCWLMSAESVLQRSLDDFIVA